In the genome of Mycobacterium kansasii ATCC 12478, one region contains:
- a CDS encoding alpha-(1->6)-mannopyranosyltransferase A, translated as MTTATPPPEAASAATLSVGQRLSQVRRFAATPQAKPAWLGFLGAVLITTGGLGAGSTRQHDPLLETIHMSWLRFGHGLVLSSIVLWSGVGLMLIAWLWLGRQVLTGEATEFTMRATTAFWLAPLLLSVPVFSRDTYSYLAQGALLRDGLDPYAVGPVGNPNALLDDVSPIWTITTAPYGPAFILVAKLVTIIVGNNVVAGTMLLRLCMLPGLALLIWAAPRLAQHLGANGSIALWTCVLNPLVLIHLMGGVHNEMLMVGLMAAGIALTMQRRHVAGITLITVAIAVKATAGLALPFLFWVWMRHLRDDRGYRPPRAFLVAAAASLLIFVAVFAVLSAVAGVGLGWLTALAGSVKIINWLTVPTGAANLIHALGRNFFTFDFYTLLRITRFIGILIIAMSLPLLWWRFRRDDRAVLAGIAWSMLIVVLFVPAALPWYYSWPLAIVAPLAQSRPAIAAIAGFSTWVMVIFKPDGSHGMYSWLHVGLATAFALLAWYSLYRVPEPAAPRDATEPAQ; from the coding sequence ATGACCACCGCGACGCCTCCGCCGGAAGCCGCTTCTGCGGCGACACTGTCAGTGGGACAACGTCTTTCACAGGTTCGCAGATTTGCCGCCACCCCGCAGGCCAAGCCTGCCTGGTTGGGTTTTCTGGGGGCGGTGCTGATCACCACGGGAGGGTTGGGAGCCGGCAGCACGCGCCAGCACGACCCGCTGCTGGAGACGATTCACATGTCGTGGCTGCGCTTCGGCCACGGACTGGTGCTGTCGTCGATCGTGTTGTGGTCGGGCGTGGGCCTGATGCTGATCGCGTGGCTGTGGCTGGGCCGACAGGTGCTCACCGGCGAAGCGACCGAGTTCACCATGCGGGCCACCACCGCGTTCTGGCTGGCGCCGCTGCTGCTGTCGGTGCCCGTCTTCAGCCGGGACACCTACTCCTACCTGGCCCAGGGCGCGCTGTTGCGCGACGGCCTGGATCCCTATGCGGTGGGGCCGGTGGGTAACCCGAATGCGTTGCTGGACGACGTGAGCCCGATCTGGACGATCACTACCGCCCCCTACGGTCCGGCGTTCATTCTGGTGGCCAAGCTCGTCACGATCATCGTCGGCAACAACGTGGTCGCCGGGACCATGCTGTTGCGCTTGTGCATGCTGCCCGGGCTGGCGCTGCTGATTTGGGCGGCCCCGCGCCTGGCCCAGCACCTCGGCGCCAACGGCTCGATTGCGCTGTGGACCTGCGTGCTCAATCCGCTGGTGCTCATCCATCTGATGGGTGGAGTGCACAACGAGATGCTGATGGTGGGCCTGATGGCGGCCGGTATCGCGCTCACCATGCAGCGGCGCCATGTCGCGGGCATCACGCTGATCACGGTGGCGATCGCGGTCAAAGCAACGGCCGGGCTGGCGCTGCCGTTCCTGTTCTGGGTATGGATGCGTCATCTGCGCGATGACCGCGGGTACCGGCCGCCCCGGGCGTTCCTGGTCGCCGCCGCGGCGTCGCTGCTGATATTCGTGGCGGTGTTCGCGGTGCTGTCCGCGGTGGCCGGCGTCGGACTGGGGTGGCTCACGGCGCTGGCGGGCTCGGTGAAGATCATCAACTGGTTGACCGTGCCGACGGGAGCGGCGAACCTCATCCACGCTCTGGGCAGGAACTTCTTCACCTTCGACTTCTACACCTTGCTGCGGATCACCAGATTCATCGGAATCCTGATCATCGCGATGTCGCTGCCGCTGCTGTGGTGGAGGTTCCGGCGCGACGACCGGGCGGTGCTGGCCGGCATCGCCTGGTCGATGCTGATCGTGGTATTGTTCGTCCCCGCCGCCCTGCCGTGGTACTACTCATGGCCGCTGGCGATAGTGGCCCCACTGGCCCAGTCACGGCCGGCAATCGCGGCTATCGCCGGGTTCTCGACCTGGGTCATGGTGATCTTCAAACCCGACGGATCACACGGCATGTATTCCTGGCTGCACGTCGGGCTGGCGACCGCATTCGCACTGCTGGCCTGGTATTCGCTGTACCGGGTGCCGGAGCCGGCTGCCCCTAGGGACGCAACGGAACCCGCTCAATAA
- a CDS encoding Rv2175c family DNA-binding protein — translation MGSIPAGDDVLDPSEPTYDLSRVAELLGVPISKVHQQLREGHLVAVRRAGGVVVPQVFFTNSGQVVKSLPGLLTILHDGGYRDTEIVRWLFTPDPSLTITRDGSRDVVSNARPVDALHAHQAREVVRRAQAMAY, via the coding sequence GTGGGCAGCATTCCGGCCGGCGATGATGTTCTGGATCCCAGCGAGCCAACCTACGACCTGTCCCGGGTCGCCGAGCTTCTTGGTGTGCCGATCAGCAAGGTGCACCAGCAGCTGCGCGAAGGTCACCTGGTCGCCGTTCGGCGAGCCGGCGGCGTGGTGGTGCCGCAAGTGTTCTTCACCAATTCCGGCCAGGTGGTCAAGAGCCTGCCGGGTCTGTTGACGATCTTGCACGACGGCGGCTATCGCGATACCGAGATCGTGCGCTGGCTGTTCACCCCCGACCCGTCGTTGACCATTACCCGCGACGGCTCACGCGATGTCGTGAGCAATGCTCGCCCGGTCGATGCGCTCCACGCCCACCAGGCGCGCGAAGTCGTGCGTCGCGCCCAGGCTATGGCGTATTGA
- a CDS encoding protein kinase domain-containing protein, with amino-acid sequence MLLDGRYLVQAKIASGGTSTVYRGLDVRLDRPVALKVMDSRYAGDEQFLTRFQLEARTVARLKNSGLVAVYDQGLDARHPFLVMELVEGGTLRELLAERGPMPPHAVVAVLRPVLGGLAAAHRAGLVHRDVKPENVLISDDGEVKIADFGLVRAVAVAGITSASVILGTAAYLSPEQVRDGRAGPRSDVYSAGILTYELLTGQTPFSGDSALSIAYQRLDRDVPPPSSVIDGVPSQFDEFVACATARDPAERYADAVEMGAALESITEELALPDFRVPAPRNSAQHRSAVLYRSRIAQQPRPPVRHPTRELTREPGSWAAPVSEARPDAEPEGYEQQPVSGQFAGISMDEFVWARQHARRMVLIWVAVVLAITGLVATAAWTIGSNLSGLL; translated from the coding sequence ATGCTGCTGGACGGCCGATACCTGGTCCAGGCCAAGATCGCCAGCGGCGGGACCTCGACGGTCTACCGCGGTCTTGACGTCCGGCTGGACCGCCCCGTCGCCCTGAAGGTGATGGACTCCCGCTATGCGGGCGACGAACAGTTTCTCACCCGCTTCCAACTCGAGGCCCGCACGGTCGCCCGGTTGAAGAACTCCGGACTGGTTGCTGTCTATGACCAGGGACTGGATGCCCGGCACCCGTTTCTGGTGATGGAACTCGTCGAAGGCGGCACGCTGCGCGAACTGCTGGCCGAACGAGGACCGATGCCCCCGCATGCCGTGGTGGCCGTGTTGCGCCCGGTGTTGGGCGGGCTGGCAGCCGCGCATCGGGCCGGCCTGGTGCACCGCGACGTCAAGCCCGAAAACGTGTTGATCTCCGATGACGGCGAGGTCAAGATCGCCGATTTCGGATTGGTCCGGGCCGTCGCGGTCGCTGGAATCACTTCGGCAAGCGTCATTTTGGGCACCGCAGCGTATTTGTCTCCCGAGCAGGTGCGCGACGGACGGGCCGGGCCCCGCAGCGATGTCTACTCCGCCGGAATTCTCACCTACGAGTTGCTCACCGGACAGACGCCGTTCAGCGGCGACTCGGCATTGTCGATCGCCTATCAACGGCTGGACCGCGACGTGCCGCCACCTAGCTCTGTAATCGATGGTGTGCCAAGTCAATTCGACGAATTTGTGGCCTGCGCGACCGCCCGTGACCCTGCCGAAAGATACGCCGACGCCGTCGAGATGGGCGCCGCTCTCGAGTCGATCACCGAGGAGTTGGCACTCCCGGACTTTCGGGTGCCTGCGCCGCGCAACTCGGCCCAGCACCGGTCGGCCGTGCTTTATCGCAGCCGGATCGCTCAGCAGCCGCGGCCACCGGTTCGTCACCCGACTCGCGAACTGACCCGAGAACCGGGGAGCTGGGCCGCGCCGGTATCGGAGGCCCGCCCGGATGCCGAACCGGAAGGATACGAACAGCAGCCGGTGTCAGGGCAATTCGCCGGCATCTCGATGGACGAATTCGTCTGGGCGCGACAGCATGCCCGCCGAATGGTGCTGATCTGGGTGGCGGTGGTGCTCGCGATCACCGGGCTGGTCGCGACCGCGGCCTGGACGATCGGCAGCAATCTGAGCGGACTGCTGTAA
- a CDS encoding class II 3-deoxy-7-phosphoheptulonate synthase codes for MNWTVDIPIDQLPPLPPLPADLRTRLDAALAKPAAQQPSWPADQALAMRTVLESVPPVTVPSEIVRLQEHLAQVAKGEAFLLQGGDCAETFVDNTEPHIRGNIRALLQMAVVLTYGASMPVVKVARIAGQYAKPRSADIDALGLKSYRGDMINGFAPDAAVREHDASRLVRAYANASAAMNLVRALTSSGLASLHLVHDWNREFVRTSPAGARYEALATEIDRGLRFMSACGVADRNLQTAEIYASHEALVLDYERAMLRLSEGENGEPQLYDLSAHTVWIGERTRQLDGAHIAFAEVIANPIGVKIGPTMTPELAVEYVERLDPHNKPGRLTLVSRLGNNKVRDLLPRIIEKVQATGHQVIWQCDPMHGNTHESSTGYKTRHFDRIVDEVQGFFEVHRALGTHPGGIHVEITGEDVTECLGGAQDISDSDLAGRYETACDPRLNTQQSLELAFLVAEMLRD; via the coding sequence ATGAACTGGACCGTCGACATTCCGATCGACCAGCTGCCACCGTTGCCGCCGCTGCCCGCCGACTTGCGCACCCGGCTGGACGCCGCGCTGGCCAAGCCCGCCGCCCAGCAGCCCAGTTGGCCCGCGGACCAGGCGTTGGCGATGCGCACGGTGCTCGAAAGCGTTCCGCCGGTGACGGTGCCATCCGAGATCGTCCGCCTGCAGGAACATCTGGCACAGGTCGCCAAGGGTGAGGCATTCCTCTTACAAGGCGGTGACTGCGCGGAGACGTTTGTCGACAACACCGAACCCCACATCCGCGGCAACATCCGCGCGCTGCTGCAGATGGCCGTGGTGCTGACTTACGGCGCCAGCATGCCGGTGGTGAAGGTGGCCCGCATCGCCGGTCAGTACGCCAAACCGCGGTCGGCCGATATCGATGCGCTGGGTTTGAAGTCTTATCGCGGAGACATGATCAACGGCTTCGCCCCGGACGCGGCGGTGCGCGAGCACGACGCGTCGCGGCTGGTGCGGGCCTACGCCAATGCCAGTGCGGCGATGAACCTGGTGCGAGCGTTGACGTCGTCGGGCCTGGCGTCGCTGCACCTGGTCCACGACTGGAACCGGGAATTCGTCAGGACCTCGCCGGCCGGCGCGCGTTATGAGGCGCTGGCCACCGAGATCGATCGGGGCCTGCGGTTCATGAGCGCCTGCGGGGTGGCCGACCGCAATCTGCAGACCGCCGAGATCTATGCCAGCCATGAGGCATTGGTGCTCGACTACGAGCGGGCCATGCTGCGGCTGTCCGAAGGGGAGAATGGCGAACCGCAACTGTATGACCTGTCGGCGCACACCGTGTGGATCGGCGAGCGGACCAGGCAACTCGACGGCGCGCATATCGCGTTCGCCGAGGTGATCGCCAACCCGATCGGGGTCAAGATCGGCCCGACGATGACACCCGAGCTGGCAGTTGAGTACGTCGAGCGGCTCGACCCGCACAACAAGCCGGGCCGGCTGACGCTGGTCAGCAGGCTGGGCAACAACAAGGTCCGTGACCTGCTGCCGCGGATCATCGAGAAGGTGCAGGCCACCGGTCACCAGGTGATCTGGCAGTGTGACCCGATGCACGGCAACACCCATGAGTCCTCCACGGGGTACAAGACCCGGCACTTCGATCGCATCGTCGATGAAGTACAGGGCTTTTTCGAGGTGCATCGCGCCCTGGGCACCCACCCCGGCGGCATCCATGTCGAGATCACCGGTGAAGATGTCACCGAGTGTCTCGGTGGCGCACAAGACATTTCGGACAGCGATCTGGCCGGTCGGTACGAGACCGCGTGTGATCCGCGGCTCAATACCCAGCAATCGCTGGAACTGGCCTTCCTGGTGGCCGAGATGCTGCGCGACTAG
- a CDS encoding glycosyltransferase 87 family protein: MSTWRSPELGSRLGRVSLWCLLGLVAAGALGYVAWRLFGHIPYRIDIDIYQMGGQAWLDGRPLYSGDVKFHTPIGLDLPFTYPPLAAVVFSPFAWLKMPAASIAITLLTLVVLIVSTMVVLTALNVWPTSALLPGPAWVRRLWLAMIIVAPASIWLEPLSSNFAFGQINAVLMTLVILDCFPRRTPWPRGLLLGLGIALKLTPAVFLLYFLLRRDGRAALTAVASFAAATVAGFALAWRDSREYWTHTLHHTDRIGSASLNTDQNIAGALARLPIGEHESFLLWVALSLVVLVATVWAMRRVLRADEPALAVICVALFGLVVSPVSWSHHWVWMLPAVLVTGVLAWRRRNTALAVVTAAGVALMRWTPIDLLPKHREATAEWWRQLAGMSYVWWALAVIVVAGLTVTARLTTEPSPEPGRTPVSTAAA; the protein is encoded by the coding sequence ATGAGTACATGGCGGTCGCCCGAGCTGGGCAGTCGACTCGGGCGGGTCTCGTTATGGTGCCTGCTTGGGCTGGTGGCCGCCGGGGCGCTGGGCTACGTGGCCTGGCGGTTGTTCGGACACATCCCCTACCGCATCGACATCGACATCTATCAGATGGGCGGCCAGGCGTGGTTGGACGGGCGCCCGCTGTACAGCGGCGACGTGAAGTTCCACACACCCATCGGGCTGGACCTCCCGTTCACCTATCCCCCGCTGGCCGCGGTGGTGTTCAGCCCATTCGCCTGGTTGAAGATGCCGGCCGCCAGTATCGCGATCACGCTGCTGACGCTGGTGGTGCTGATCGTGTCGACGATGGTCGTGCTGACCGCCCTGAACGTATGGCCCACCTCTGCGCTGCTGCCTGGTCCGGCCTGGGTGCGCCGGCTGTGGTTGGCGATGATCATCGTGGCTCCGGCGTCGATCTGGCTGGAGCCGCTGAGTTCCAACTTCGCCTTCGGCCAGATCAACGCCGTGCTGATGACCTTGGTGATCCTCGATTGTTTCCCGCGCCGCACGCCGTGGCCGCGGGGCCTGCTGCTCGGCTTGGGGATAGCGCTGAAGCTGACTCCGGCGGTGTTTCTGCTTTACTTCCTGCTGCGCCGGGACGGCCGGGCGGCGCTGACAGCCGTGGCGTCCTTCGCGGCTGCGACGGTGGCCGGCTTCGCCCTGGCGTGGCGTGATTCCCGCGAGTACTGGACCCATACCCTGCACCACACCGATCGGATCGGTTCGGCTTCGTTGAACACCGACCAGAACATTGCGGGTGCGCTGGCTCGGCTGCCGATCGGCGAGCACGAAAGCTTCCTGCTATGGGTGGCCCTGTCGCTGGTCGTGCTGGTTGCGACGGTATGGGCGATGCGCAGAGTGCTGCGGGCCGACGAACCGGCCCTGGCCGTGATTTGCGTGGCGTTGTTCGGCTTGGTGGTTTCACCGGTTTCGTGGTCCCACCACTGGGTGTGGATGCTGCCGGCGGTTCTGGTGACCGGGGTGCTGGCCTGGCGACGGCGGAATACGGCGCTGGCCGTGGTCACCGCCGCCGGGGTGGCGCTGATGAGATGGACGCCGATCGATCTGCTGCCCAAGCACCGGGAGGCCACCGCGGAGTGGTGGCGTCAGCTCGCCGGGATGTCCTACGTGTGGTGGGCGCTGGCGGTCATCGTCGTTGCCGGCCTCACCGTGACGGCCCGGCTGACGACGGAGCCCTCGCCCGAGCCGGGGCGGACCCCGGTGTCGACGGCCGCGGCCTGA